One region of Nitrospinota bacterium genomic DNA includes:
- a CDS encoding DUF1697 domain-containing protein: protein MPATYIALLRAVNAGGANTLPSKEFVRLLEGLGILNVRTYIQTGNAVFQADEKDPAKLAAKIKAAINKKLGFAPEVILLKSGDLEKAVNSNPFPEAAEDHKSLHLFFLSSAPKSPDIPAIEKCLAQNERFSLKGRVFYFHAPDGVGRSKAFGKVEKSLGVPCTARNWRTARALLAMALE, encoded by the coding sequence ATGCCGGCCACATACATAGCGCTTTTAAGGGCCGTAAACGCGGGCGGGGCGAACACATTGCCGTCAAAGGAATTCGTGCGCCTGCTTGAAGGACTTGGGATATTGAATGTGCGGACATATATCCAGACCGGCAACGCGGTGTTTCAGGCGGATGAAAAAGACCCGGCCAAACTGGCGGCGAAAATAAAAGCGGCGATAAACAAAAAGCTCGGTTTCGCGCCGGAAGTGATTTTGCTGAAAAGCGGCGATCTTGAAAAAGCGGTGAACTCAAATCCGTTCCCGGAAGCCGCGGAAGATCACAAATCGCTTCACCTCTTCTTCCTGTCATCCGCGCCAAAATCGCCGGACATCCCCGCCATCGAAAAATGTCTGGCCCAAAACGAACGCTTCTCGCTCAAAGGGAGGGTATTCTATTTCCACGCTCCGGATGGCGTCGGCCGTTCCAAGGCATTCGGCAAAGTTGAAAAATCGCTTGGCGTGCCATGCACCGCCCGCAACTGGCGCACCGCGCGCGCATTGCTGGCCATGGCCTTGGAATAG